Proteins co-encoded in one Dyadobacter sp. CECT 9275 genomic window:
- a CDS encoding GHMP family kinase ATP-binding protein produces MKVSTPGRICLFGEHQDYLGLPVIAAAISRRISLDGDYRDDDQVILHLPDLHQTESFSLKETFPYVVQRDYFRSTINVLKRKGLTFSKGFECVIHGNIPINSGTSSSSALIVSWAHFLDKMSDNPQHFTPKELGEIANMAEVLEFGEPGGMMDHYSTAIGNVIYLESTPEIMVEALTPQLGTFVLGDSLEPKDTLGILARCRYGMEDVIRKVTAEDSTFSIFTTPYEQSAAYSRFLSDDELGLLQANIEDRDILIEGKKLLSRQSVSDRGQFDSHFGALLYKHYKNLRDFKRTSTPKIERMMNAALGAGALGGKINGSGGGGCMFVYAPDHAERVAEAIEREGGKSYIITVDYGTVEEKSTVNGGK; encoded by the coding sequence ATGAAAGTTTCAACACCCGGTCGCATTTGTCTTTTTGGTGAACATCAGGATTATCTTGGATTACCCGTTATTGCAGCAGCCATTTCAAGGCGTATCAGCCTGGACGGCGACTACCGTGACGATGATCAGGTAATATTACATTTGCCGGATCTCCATCAAACAGAATCTTTTTCTCTTAAAGAAACCTTTCCTTATGTAGTACAGAGAGACTATTTCAGAAGTACCATCAATGTACTCAAAAGAAAAGGCCTTACCTTTTCTAAGGGCTTCGAGTGTGTTATCCATGGAAATATCCCTATCAATTCGGGAACGTCCAGCTCATCGGCATTGATCGTTTCCTGGGCACATTTCCTGGATAAAATGAGTGATAATCCGCAGCACTTTACACCAAAGGAACTGGGAGAAATTGCCAACATGGCCGAGGTACTGGAATTTGGTGAACCCGGCGGTATGATGGATCATTATTCAACAGCCATAGGAAATGTCATTTATCTGGAATCCACGCCAGAAATAATGGTGGAAGCATTAACCCCCCAGCTAGGGACCTTTGTTCTGGGAGATTCCCTTGAACCTAAAGACACCCTGGGAATCCTGGCGCGCTGCCGGTATGGTATGGAAGACGTCATCAGGAAAGTTACCGCAGAAGATAGTACCTTTTCTATATTCACCACGCCCTACGAGCAAAGTGCGGCATACAGCCGTTTCCTGTCTGACGATGAGCTGGGCTTATTACAGGCCAACATTGAAGACCGGGATATTCTTATAGAAGGGAAGAAATTATTGTCTCGGCAATCGGTATCTGACCGCGGTCAGTTTGATTCTCATTTCGGAGCGCTGCTTTATAAACATTATAAAAATCTTCGTGACTTTAAAAGGACTTCAACTCCCAAAATTGAACGGATGATGAATGCTGCGCTGGGCGCAGGTGCCCTGGGTGGAAAAATAAATGGCTCCGGAGGGGGCGGCTGTATGTTTGTATATGCGCCTGATCACGCCGAACGAGTGGCAGAGGCTATTGAACGTGAAGGCGGCAAAAGCTACATTATTACCGTTGACTATGGTACGGTGGAGGAAAAGTCAACAGTAAATGGTGGAAAGTAA
- the ispG gene encoding (E)-4-hydroxy-3-methylbut-2-enyl-diphosphate synthase, translated as MGIITTSEKQKISYCPSLTEYRRRETITINIGDLPMGSAYPIRVQSMTTVDTMDTQGSIDEVVRMVESGCEYVRITAPSVKEAQNLENIRNGLRKIGINVPLIADIHFTPNAAELAARIVEKVRVNPGNYADRKRFEVIEYTDASYAAELERIREKFIPLIKICKEYGTAMRIGTNHGSLSDRILSRYGDTPLGMVESALEFLRICEEFQYNNIALSMKSSNTQVMVEAYRLLVQRLDEEGLKPYPLHLGVTEAGEAEDGRIKSAVGIGTLLEDGLGDTVRVSLTEAPEKEAPVARALIERYTRRKPHDFIEPVERIPINPFQYTRRETTEVYNLGGLNVPRVIADYTDIKIEHLEDLKSIGHFFLPVPDKWAMNDQGADFIYTGKRPAPFMLPNGLKEILDIEVWKLQEDKTNKFPLFTVGEWVVTDRKYQSASLNFVTGNIHDFTPETTAGLSLAKNVVLIIHSDNKHAMAELRRLFFRLIDAQVKIPVIIRRNYAPEIGDALTLYSATDMGGLLVDGLGDGVLLSPDFEPALTTEGKLKYAATFNSIAFGILQAARTRMSKTEYISCPSCGRTLFDLQETTAMIRKHTEHLKGIKIGIMGCIVNGPGEMADADYGYVGMGKDKIALYRGQEVIKRSVHASKAVDELIELIREDGRWIEPHEVEVLV; from the coding sequence ATGGGTATTATAACAACTTCTGAGAAACAAAAGATTAGCTACTGCCCCTCTCTGACCGAATACCGGAGAAGAGAAACGATCACCATCAATATCGGGGATCTGCCGATGGGCTCGGCATACCCCATCCGGGTTCAGTCCATGACAACCGTGGATACCATGGATACCCAAGGTTCAATTGACGAAGTTGTCAGAATGGTGGAATCAGGCTGTGAATACGTCCGTATTACGGCCCCCAGCGTGAAGGAGGCACAGAATCTCGAAAATATCCGCAATGGTCTGCGCAAAATCGGGATCAACGTTCCACTCATTGCCGACATACACTTTACTCCCAATGCCGCCGAACTGGCTGCCAGAATAGTGGAGAAAGTGAGGGTTAATCCGGGCAATTATGCAGATAGAAAGCGTTTCGAGGTTATTGAGTATACCGATGCTTCCTATGCCGCCGAGCTGGAAAGGATTAGGGAAAAATTCATTCCGCTGATTAAAATATGTAAAGAGTATGGTACTGCCATGCGGATCGGCACCAATCACGGATCTCTTTCAGACAGAATCCTGAGCCGCTACGGAGATACCCCGCTGGGTATGGTGGAATCGGCACTGGAATTTCTGAGGATATGTGAGGAATTTCAATACAATAACATTGCGCTTTCCATGAAATCCAGTAACACGCAGGTGATGGTGGAGGCGTACCGTTTGCTTGTTCAAAGGCTTGATGAGGAAGGGCTGAAACCTTATCCCCTTCATTTGGGTGTTACAGAGGCCGGAGAAGCAGAAGACGGGCGGATCAAGTCGGCCGTTGGAATTGGTACTTTACTGGAAGACGGCCTGGGTGACACAGTCCGGGTTTCTCTGACCGAAGCCCCGGAAAAGGAAGCTCCCGTGGCACGGGCGCTGATTGAAAGATATACCCGCCGTAAGCCACATGACTTCATAGAGCCAGTTGAGCGCATACCCATTAATCCGTTCCAGTATACCCGCCGCGAAACAACGGAAGTATATAACCTGGGTGGGCTGAATGTACCGCGGGTCATCGCTGATTACACTGATATAAAAATTGAACACTTGGAAGATCTGAAAAGTATCGGCCATTTCTTTTTGCCGGTACCTGATAAGTGGGCCATGAATGACCAGGGGGCGGATTTCATCTATACCGGGAAAAGACCAGCTCCTTTCATGCTTCCCAATGGCCTGAAAGAGATCCTGGATATTGAAGTCTGGAAGTTACAGGAAGATAAAACCAATAAGTTTCCGTTATTCACTGTGGGGGAATGGGTCGTGACCGACCGTAAATATCAATCCGCTTCTCTGAATTTTGTTACAGGAAATATTCACGATTTTACTCCTGAAACCACTGCAGGGCTGAGTCTGGCGAAAAACGTTGTGCTGATCATACATTCGGACAACAAACATGCTATGGCTGAACTGCGCAGGCTGTTTTTCAGGCTGATTGATGCGCAGGTAAAGATACCTGTTATAATACGCAGGAACTATGCCCCGGAAATTGGTGATGCGTTAACGCTGTATTCGGCAACCGATATGGGAGGCTTACTGGTTGACGGCCTGGGTGACGGCGTATTGTTGTCTCCGGACTTTGAACCGGCCCTTACCACGGAGGGAAAATTAAAGTATGCTGCTACCTTTAACAGTATTGCTTTCGGAATTTTACAGGCGGCGAGGACGCGGATGTCCAAAACGGAATACATTTCCTGCCCTTCCTGTGGAAGAACACTATTTGATCTGCAGGAAACCACTGCCATGATCCGCAAACATACCGAGCATTTGAAAGGTATAAAAATCGGAATTATGGGATGTATTGTAAATGGTCCCGGTGAAATGGCAGATGCCGACTACGGGTATGTGGGCATGGGTAAAGACAAAATTGCGCTCTACCGCGGTCAGGAGGTCATAAAACGCTCAGTCCATGCGTCCAAAGCAGTGGATGAACTGATAGAACTCATACGAGAGGATGGCCGCTGGATTGAGCCGCACGAAGTAGAGGTATTAGTCTGA
- a CDS encoding DUF6728 family protein, whose amino-acid sequence MKKYFQLGDVFYYFVRVFKKPDPNAPNSFNLRMMHGINRISIIMFLICIFVMIFRALTR is encoded by the coding sequence ATGAAAAAGTATTTTCAACTTGGGGATGTATTCTATTATTTCGTAAGGGTTTTCAAAAAACCTGATCCGAATGCTCCCAATTCGTTCAATCTCAGGATGATGCATGGGATCAACAGGATCTCAATCATCATGTTCCTTATTTGTATTTTTGTCATGATATTCCGCGCACTTACCAGATGA
- a CDS encoding MmcQ/YjbR family DNA-binding protein, with translation MNLEALREFCLALPHVTEELPFGPDALVFKVAGKMFLLTPLDEVKVQFNVKCDPEKAEELREKYADVKPGYHMNKKHWNTVYASGSIPNETLYTWVQDSYDLVVASLSKKQREEIQASR, from the coding sequence ATGAACCTTGAAGCATTGAGGGAATTTTGCCTGGCACTGCCCCATGTTACCGAAGAGCTACCCTTCGGACCCGATGCCCTGGTCTTTAAAGTAGCCGGGAAAATGTTCCTCCTCACACCACTCGACGAGGTTAAAGTTCAGTTCAATGTGAAATGTGATCCAGAAAAGGCGGAAGAATTAAGAGAAAAATACGCGGACGTGAAACCCGGATATCACATGAACAAAAAACATTGGAATACAGTGTATGCCAGTGGAAGTATACCCAACGAAACCCTGTACACCTGGGTACAGGATTCATACGATCTGGTAGTGGCCAGCCTCAGCAAAAAACAGCGGGAAGAAATACAGGCTTCGCGATAG
- the gldC gene encoding gliding motility protein GldC, translating into MKNSEIHFNVELDNQNIPEKIFWNATDNPNEGINDTRAIAIAVWDHYHRGTLKIDLWTKDMEVFEMKRFYIEIMSGIADTLLTATNDTTMADTIEATCETLSKRLDEEMKAAASK; encoded by the coding sequence ATGAAGAATTCGGAAATACACTTTAATGTTGAGCTTGACAACCAGAACATACCGGAAAAGATTTTTTGGAACGCGACGGACAATCCCAACGAAGGCATTAATGATACAAGGGCCATTGCCATTGCGGTTTGGGACCATTATCACAGAGGTACACTCAAAATTGACCTCTGGACAAAGGATATGGAGGTTTTTGAAATGAAAAGATTTTACATCGAGATTATGAGCGGTATTGCTGATACACTCCTGACCGCCACCAATGATACTACCATGGCGGATACGATTGAAGCCACCTGCGAGACGCTGAGCAAGCGCCTGGACGAGGAGATGAAGGCTGCCGCATCAAAATAA
- a CDS encoding DUF4197 domain-containing protein has protein sequence MKEKLVAVVFLITFSGCASQAQFSSGLGKILSGVQKSGGSLSEADVVEGLKEALTVGVSNGSAEASKVDGFFKNELIKIAVPPEAQKVAETLRKMGLGDEVDKFTLALNRAAEDAAKKSKPIFVKAVTSMTITDALGILKGQDDAATQYLRKTTNQDLFNTFFPVVDSTLKQNKATQYYADIVNTYNQIPLVKKVNPNLKEYATQKTIDGLYLLIAQEEKKIREDPVARVSDLLKKVFGQAGK, from the coding sequence ATGAAAGAAAAATTAGTAGCAGTTGTATTTTTAATCACTTTTTCGGGCTGTGCTTCGCAGGCTCAATTTTCTTCGGGTTTGGGTAAAATTCTGAGTGGCGTACAGAAATCTGGCGGATCATTAAGTGAGGCTGATGTGGTTGAGGGATTAAAAGAGGCCTTAACTGTGGGTGTCAGCAATGGCTCTGCGGAAGCTTCAAAAGTAGATGGTTTTTTCAAAAATGAGCTGATCAAAATTGCGGTACCGCCAGAAGCACAAAAGGTTGCGGAAACGTTAAGGAAAATGGGACTTGGCGACGAAGTAGACAAATTTACGCTCGCACTTAACCGTGCAGCCGAGGATGCTGCAAAAAAGTCTAAACCCATATTTGTGAAAGCGGTTACCTCTATGACCATCACAGATGCGCTGGGTATATTAAAAGGGCAGGATGATGCAGCAACGCAATATCTCAGAAAAACGACCAATCAGGATCTGTTCAATACTTTTTTTCCGGTGGTTGACAGCACCCTGAAACAAAATAAAGCCACCCAGTATTATGCTGATATCGTGAATACCTACAACCAGATTCCTTTGGTGAAGAAAGTGAACCCCAATCTGAAGGAGTATGCAACTCAGAAAACAATTGACGGTCTGTACCTATTAATTGCCCAGGAAGAGAAAAAAATCAGGGAAGATCCTGTTGCAAGGGTGAGCGATCTGCTGAAAAAAGTTTTTGGGCAGGCAGGAAAGTGA